A portion of the Natronococcus sp. AD-5 genome contains these proteins:
- a CDS encoding zf-TFIIB domain-containing protein: protein MNECPRCQSPLEELSLGEVATVTCSRCGYADVPVEHESIGEEAESWRDALNRFYEG, encoded by the coding sequence ATGAACGAGTGTCCGCGGTGTCAGAGCCCGCTCGAGGAACTCTCGTTGGGGGAGGTTGCGACGGTTACGTGTTCCCGCTGTGGGTACGCGGACGTCCCCGTGGAACACGAGAGTATCGGCGAGGAGGCGGAATCCTGGCGCGACGCGCTCAACCGCTTCTACGAGGGATAG